A stretch of the Chanos chanos chromosome 1, fChaCha1.1, whole genome shotgun sequence genome encodes the following:
- the LOC115825994 gene encoding kinesin-like protein KIF21A isoform X2, translating to MSSGQDESSVRVALRIRPQLAREKIEGCHICTFVTPGEPQVILGKDKAFTFDYVFDMDSQQDAVYGNCTEKLIEGCFEGYNATIFAYGQTGSGKTYTMGTGFDVSITDEELGIIPRAVSHLFRGIEERRRAATEQGRPVPEFKINAQFLELYNEEVLDLFDTTRDIEARKQKSNIKIHEDANGGIYTVGVTTRTVTSEAEMMQCLKLGALSRTTASTQMNVQSSRSHAIFTIHLCQVRVCAPDNNNEMDNRLANGSSDMNEFETLTAKFHFVDLAGSERLKRTGATGDRAKEGISINCGLLALGNVISALGDRSKRSTHVPYRDSKLTRLLQDSLGGNSQTVMIACISPSDRDFMETLNTLKYANRARNIKNKVVVNQDRASQQISALRTEIARLQMELMEYKTGKRMVGEDGMESINDMVHENSMLQTENNNLRVRVKAMQETIDAQRVRLTQLLSDQANQALARAGEGNEEIGNMIQNYIKEIEELRAKLLESEAVNENLRKNLSRASNRSSLYNLPGSFSPALAPEKGASDIIEIAKKDLEKLKKKERKKKKSVIREEGPDNEQDRESSERTNEEADANASDHEEGEEAEGEEDEDEMEAEESSDESDSELDEKENFQADLANITCEIAIKQKLIDELENSQRRLHTLKQQYEQKLMMLQSKIRDTQLERDRVLHNMGSVESCTEEKAKKIKAEYEKKLSSMNKEMQKLQSAQKEHARLLKNQSQYEKQLKKLQQEVTEMKKTKVGLMKQMKEQQERNRQSETRRNREIASLKKDQRKQEHQLRQLEAQKRQQELILRRRTEEVTALRRQVRPTSGKVSRKVSLPEPLHEPAAPQRSSTGRAHTGGAIPTNGTRKYPMRTGGVYSTRVARAKWQSLERRISDIIMQRMTISNMETDMNRLLKQREELTKRREKVSRKRDKIATEGTDADRTVLSLNEEMESLTANIDYINDSIADCQANIMQMEEAKEEGDTVDVSAVISSCTLSEARFLLDHFLNMAISKGLQAAQKESQIKVMEGRLKQTEINSATQNQLLFHMLKEKAELNPELDALLGNALQELSNVPVENGDESSSDESAQSPATEGSTLASDLVKLCGESRPRSKARRRTTTQMELLYANTTDPDSPMEDFTVPLLPVAESPEGAGNQGPPEGTLGNRETLLPPSGLARASVPSGSRSPTATERRSLDRSPLTRRRMLERVQTPTEKTKLSDTKQGVINPVPSSKGSHMAKLQCVHVAEGHTKALLCVDSTDDLLFTGSKDRTCKVWNLVTGQEIMSLGDHPSSVVSVRYSSSLVFTASTAYIKVWDIRDSAKCIRTLTSSGQVTPDDVFAAVGNKAVAIPPGENQINQIALSPSGTFLYAAAGNSVRMWDLRRFASTGKLTGHLGPVLCLTVDQAGSSQDTVITGSKDCNIKMFDVMEGAQGSVTPSYNFEPPHQDAVESLIVQADALYSSARDHCIKKWDLSSKQLQQVMNAHTDWVSALAIVPGCSAVVSGCRGGLLKFWHADTLRPLGELRGHDSPVNSISTNSSHLFTASEDRTVRIWQVNGSLEDGIL from the exons GATACGTCCACAGCTGGCTCGGGAGAAGATTGAGGGATGTCACATCTGTACTTTTGTGACACCAGGAGAACCACAAGTCATTCTGGGAAAGGACAAGGCCTTCACATTCGACTATGTGTTTGACATGGACTCCCAGCAGGACGCTGTCTATGGCAACTGTACTGAGAAGCTCATAGAAGGCTGTTTTGAGGGCTACAATGCCACCATATTCGCGTATGGACAG ACTGGCTCAGGGAAGACGTACACAATGGGCACAGGCTTCGACGTGAGCATTACAGATGAGGAGTTGGGCATTATTCCTCGGGCAGTCAGCCACCTCTTCAGAGGCATTGAGGAACGCCGAAGAGCTGCCACCGAGCAAGGCCGCCCGGTTCCCGAGTTCAAGATTAACGCCCAGTTCCTCGAG CTGTATAATGAGGAGGTGCTGGACTTGTTTGACACCACCCGAGACATTGAGGCgagaaaacagaaatccaaTATTAAGATCCATGAAGATGCCAACGGTGGGATCTACACAGTGGGCGTTACTACACGGACAGTCACCTCAGAGGCAGAG ATGATGCAGTGTCTGAAGCTTGGCGCTCTCTCTCGCACCACTGCCAGCACACAGATGAATGTCCAGAGCTCCCGCTCCCATGCCATTTTCACCATCCACCTGTGTCAAGTGCGAGTATGTGCCCCTGACAAT AACAATGAGATGGACAACAGGCTGGCTAATGGCTCCTCTGACATGAATGAGTTTGAAACCCTCACTGCCAAGTTTCATTTTGTGGACCTGGCTGGCTCTGAGCGCCTCAAGAGAACTGGGGCAACTGGAGATCGAGCCAAAGAAGGGATCTCCATCAATTGTGGACTG CTCGCCCTGGGAAATGTGATCAGTGCTTTGGGAGACAGGAGCAAACGCTCAACACATGTGCCTTACCGAGACTCCAAGCTCACACGCCTCTTACAGGATTCCCTGGGTGGAAACAg TCAAACAGTGATGATTGCATGCATCAGCCCCTCGGACAGAGACTTCATGGAGACTCTGAACACACTGAAGTATGCTAACCGCGCACGCAATATCAAAAACAAAGTGGTGGTGAACCAGGACAGAGCAAGCCAGCAGATCAGTGCACTGAGAACTGAAATTGCACGACTACAGATGGAACTAATGGAATATAAGACG GGAAAGCGCATGGTTGGGGAGGATGGCATGGAGAGCATTAATGACATGGTCCACGAGAACTCCATGTTGCAGACAGAGAATAATAACCTACGCGTACGTGTGAAAGCAATGCAGGAGACCATCGACGCTCAGCGAGTACGGCTCACTCAGCTACTGAGTGACCAGGCCAACCAGGCCCTCGCCAGAGCAG GTGAGGGAAATGAGGAGATTGGGAACATGATACAGAACTACATTAAGGAAATTGAGGAGCTCAG ggCAAAGCTGCTGGAGAGTGAAGCGGTGAATGAGAACTTGCGTAAGAATCTTTCTCGCGCCTCCAATCGCTCCTCCCTCTATAATCTACCAGGCTCCTTCTCACCTGCCCTCGCTCCAGAAAAAGGGGCCTCTGACATTATTGAGATTGCCAAAAAGGACCTGGAGAAACtcaagaagaaggagaggaagaaaaaaaagag TGTTATCAGAGAAGAGGGTCCAGACAATGAGCAAGACAGAGAATCCTCTGAACGAACCAATGAGGAGGCAGATGCA aatgcTAGTGATCATGAGGAGGGGGAGGAagcagaaggagaagaagatgaagatgaaatgGAGGCAGAAGAGAGCTCTGATGAGTCGGACTCTGAGCTGGATGAGAAAG AGAACTTCCAGGCAGATTTGGCCAACATTACCTGTGAGATTGCCATAAAGCAGAAGCTGATTGATGAGCTGGAGAACAGTCAGCGGCgtctgcacacactcaaacagcagTACGAACAGAAGCTTATGATGCTACAGAGcaagatcagagacacacagctggagagagacCGTGTGCTGCACAACATGG GCTCAGTGGAATCATGCACTGaagagaaggcaaaaaaaatcaAGGCAGAGTATGAGAAGAAGTTGAGCTCCATGAATAAGGAGATGCAGAAGCTGCAGTCGGCTCAGAAGGAACATGCCCGCCTGCTGAAGAACCAGTCACAGTATGAGAAACAGCTCAAGAAACTGCAGCAGGAAGTGACAGAGATGAAGAAGACAAAG GTGGGTCTAATGAAGCAGATGAAGGAACAGCAGGAGAGGAACCGTCAGTCAGAGACCAGACGGAATCGAGAAATTGCCTCATTGAAGAAGGACCAGCGCAAGCAGGAG CACCAGCTGAGGCAGCTTGAAGCTCAGAAGAGACAGCAAGAGCTCATTCTTCgcaggaggacagaggag GTGACTGCTCTGAGACGGCAGGTGAGGCCCACATCAGGGAAGGTGAGCCGTAAAGTGAGTTTACCTGAACCTTTACATGAGCCCGCTGCACCCCAACGCTCCAGTACAGGACGTGCACACACTGGTGGAGCCATACCAACTAACGGAACAAG GAAATACCCAATGAGAACGGGCGGTGTGTATTCTACCAGAGTGGCGCGGGCCAAGTGGCAGTCTTTGGAGCGTCGCATCAGTGACATTATAATGCAGAGGATGACCATCTCCAACATGGAGACCGACATGAACCGTCTTCTCAAG CAACGAGAGGAGTTGACCAAGCGCAGAGAGAAGGTGTCCAGGAAGAGAGATAAAATAGCCACAGAGGGGACTGATGCTGACAGGACCGTCCTGTCTCTCAACGAGGAGATGGAGTCACTGACGGCTAATATCGACTACATTAATGACAGCATCGCCGACTGCCAAGCCAACATCATGCAGATGGAGGAAGCTAAG GAGGAAGGTGACACAGTTGATGTCTCTGCTGTCATCAGCTCATGCACCCTGTCAGAAGCCCGCTTTCTTCTGGACCACTTCCTGAACATGGCCATCAGCAAG GGCTTGCAGGCAGCGCAGAAAGAGTCTCAGATCAAAGTGATGGAGGGTCGTCTTAAACAGACGGAGATCAACAGCGCCACGCAGAATCAGCTGCTCTTCCACATGCTAAAGGAGAAAGCTGAGCTCAACCCTGAactggatgctctactagggAATGCACTACAAG AACTAAGTAATGTTCCAGTGG AAAATGGAGATGAGAGCAGCAGTGATGAGTCAGCTCAGAGCCCAGCCACTGAGGGAAG TACTTTAGCCTCAGATCTTGTGAAGCTTTGTGGAGAGTCCAGACCCAGGAGTAAG gccCGCAGAAGAACCACTACACAAATGGAACTTCTTTATGCTAACACCACAGATCCTGATTCACCCATGGAGGACTTCACTGTTCCCCTTTTACCTGTGGCTGAAAGCCCTGAAGGTGCAGGGAATCAGGGGCCTCCTGAGGGCACTCtggggaacagagagacattacTGCCCCCCTCTGGTCTGGCAAGAGCAAGCGTCCC GTCAGGTTCCAGGTCTCCCACGGCAACGGAAAGGAGGTCTCTGGATCGTTCACCACTCACTCGCAGGAGAATGCTGGAGAGAGTCCAGACCCCCACTGAAAAGACCAAACTCTCTGATACCAAACA AGGGGTGATAAACCCGGTGCCTTCATCCAAAGGTAGTCACATGGCAAAACTGCAGTGTGTCCATGTGGCAGAGGGCCATACCAAAGCTCTGCTCTGTGTGGATTCCACAGATGACCTGCTATTCACTGGCTCAAAGG ATCGTACATGTAAGGTATGGAACCTGGTGACAGGACAGGAGATCATGTCTCTGGGAGATCACCCCAGTAGTGTGGTTTCTGTCAGGTACTCCTCCAGCTTGGTCTTCACTGCCTCCACGGCTTATATCAAAGTCTGGGACATTCGTGACTCAGCCAAGTGTATTCGCACACTCAC GTCCTCAGGCCAGGTGACTCCAGATGATGTCTTTGCTGCCGTCGGCAACAAAGCAGTTGCTATTCCTCCTGGTGAGAACCAGATCAACCAGATTGCCCTCAGTCCCTCTGGAACTTTCCTGTATGCTGCAGCAGGGAACTCAGTCAGGATGTGGGATTTGAGAAG GTTTGCATCTACTGGGAAATTGACAGGGCACTTGGGTCCTGTTTTGTGTCTCACAGTGGACCAGGCAGGGAGCAGTCAGGATACAGTCATCACTGGCTCCAAGGACTGTAATATTAAG ATGTTTGATGTTATGGAGGGGGCCCAGGGCAGTGTCACACCCTCCTACAACTTTGAGCCTCCTCATCAGGATGCTGTGGAGTCTCTGATTGTACAGGCAGACGCACTTTACAGCAGTGCACGGGACCACTGCATCAAGAAATGGGATCTCTCCAGCAAACAACTACagcaggtga tgaatgcacacacagactgggtGAGTGCTCTGGCCATAGTGCCAGGCTGTAGTGCAGTGGTAAGTGGCTGTAGGGGAGGACTGCTCAAGTTCTGGCATGCAGACACATTGAGACCCCTGGGAGAACTGAGAGGTCATGACAGCCCCGTCAACAGCATCTCCACCAACAGCAGCCATCTCTTCACTGCCTCAGA GGACCGGACAGTGAGGATCTGGCAGGTTAACGGTTCTCTTGAGGATGGTATACTGTGA
- the LOC115825994 gene encoding kinesin-like protein KIF21A isoform X1, with amino-acid sequence MSSGQDESSVRVALRIRPQLAREKIEGCHICTFVTPGEPQVILGKDKAFTFDYVFDMDSQQDAVYGNCTEKLIEGCFEGYNATIFAYGQTGSGKTYTMGTGFDVSITDEELGIIPRAVSHLFRGIEERRRAATEQGRPVPEFKINAQFLELYNEEVLDLFDTTRDIEARKQKSNIKIHEDANGGIYTVGVTTRTVTSEAEMMQCLKLGALSRTTASTQMNVQSSRSHAIFTIHLCQVRVCAPDNNNEMDNRLANGSSDMNEFETLTAKFHFVDLAGSERLKRTGATGDRAKEGISINCGLLALGNVISALGDRSKRSTHVPYRDSKLTRLLQDSLGGNSQTVMIACISPSDRDFMETLNTLKYANRARNIKNKVVVNQDRASQQISALRTEIARLQMELMEYKTGKRMVGEDGMESINDMVHENSMLQTENNNLRVRVKAMQETIDAQRVRLTQLLSDQANQALARAGEGNEEIGNMIQNYIKEIEELRAKLLESEAVNENLRKNLSRASNRSSLYNLPGSFSPALAPEKGASDIIEIAKKDLEKLKKKERKKKKRLQQLEEGQQEEAEHGRDSVIREEGPDNEQDRESSERTNEEADANASDHEEGEEAEGEEDEDEMEAEESSDESDSELDEKENFQADLANITCEIAIKQKLIDELENSQRRLHTLKQQYEQKLMMLQSKIRDTQLERDRVLHNMGSVESCTEEKAKKIKAEYEKKLSSMNKEMQKLQSAQKEHARLLKNQSQYEKQLKKLQQEVTEMKKTKVGLMKQMKEQQERNRQSETRRNREIASLKKDQRKQEHQLRQLEAQKRQQELILRRRTEEVTALRRQVRPTSGKVSRKVSLPEPLHEPAAPQRSSTGRAHTGGAIPTNGTRKYPMRTGGVYSTRVARAKWQSLERRISDIIMQRMTISNMETDMNRLLKQREELTKRREKVSRKRDKIATEGTDADRTVLSLNEEMESLTANIDYINDSIADCQANIMQMEEAKEEGDTVDVSAVISSCTLSEARFLLDHFLNMAISKGLQAAQKESQIKVMEGRLKQTEINSATQNQLLFHMLKEKAELNPELDALLGNALQELSNVPVENGDESSSDESAQSPATEGSTLASDLVKLCGESRPRSKARRRTTTQMELLYANTTDPDSPMEDFTVPLLPVAESPEGAGNQGPPEGTLGNRETLLPPSGLARASVPSGSRSPTATERRSLDRSPLTRRRMLERVQTPTEKTKLSDTKQGVINPVPSSKGSHMAKLQCVHVAEGHTKALLCVDSTDDLLFTGSKDRTCKVWNLVTGQEIMSLGDHPSSVVSVRYSSSLVFTASTAYIKVWDIRDSAKCIRTLTSSGQVTPDDVFAAVGNKAVAIPPGENQINQIALSPSGTFLYAAAGNSVRMWDLRRFASTGKLTGHLGPVLCLTVDQAGSSQDTVITGSKDCNIKMFDVMEGAQGSVTPSYNFEPPHQDAVESLIVQADALYSSARDHCIKKWDLSSKQLQQVMNAHTDWVSALAIVPGCSAVVSGCRGGLLKFWHADTLRPLGELRGHDSPVNSISTNSSHLFTASEDRTVRIWQVNGSLEDGIL; translated from the exons GATACGTCCACAGCTGGCTCGGGAGAAGATTGAGGGATGTCACATCTGTACTTTTGTGACACCAGGAGAACCACAAGTCATTCTGGGAAAGGACAAGGCCTTCACATTCGACTATGTGTTTGACATGGACTCCCAGCAGGACGCTGTCTATGGCAACTGTACTGAGAAGCTCATAGAAGGCTGTTTTGAGGGCTACAATGCCACCATATTCGCGTATGGACAG ACTGGCTCAGGGAAGACGTACACAATGGGCACAGGCTTCGACGTGAGCATTACAGATGAGGAGTTGGGCATTATTCCTCGGGCAGTCAGCCACCTCTTCAGAGGCATTGAGGAACGCCGAAGAGCTGCCACCGAGCAAGGCCGCCCGGTTCCCGAGTTCAAGATTAACGCCCAGTTCCTCGAG CTGTATAATGAGGAGGTGCTGGACTTGTTTGACACCACCCGAGACATTGAGGCgagaaaacagaaatccaaTATTAAGATCCATGAAGATGCCAACGGTGGGATCTACACAGTGGGCGTTACTACACGGACAGTCACCTCAGAGGCAGAG ATGATGCAGTGTCTGAAGCTTGGCGCTCTCTCTCGCACCACTGCCAGCACACAGATGAATGTCCAGAGCTCCCGCTCCCATGCCATTTTCACCATCCACCTGTGTCAAGTGCGAGTATGTGCCCCTGACAAT AACAATGAGATGGACAACAGGCTGGCTAATGGCTCCTCTGACATGAATGAGTTTGAAACCCTCACTGCCAAGTTTCATTTTGTGGACCTGGCTGGCTCTGAGCGCCTCAAGAGAACTGGGGCAACTGGAGATCGAGCCAAAGAAGGGATCTCCATCAATTGTGGACTG CTCGCCCTGGGAAATGTGATCAGTGCTTTGGGAGACAGGAGCAAACGCTCAACACATGTGCCTTACCGAGACTCCAAGCTCACACGCCTCTTACAGGATTCCCTGGGTGGAAACAg TCAAACAGTGATGATTGCATGCATCAGCCCCTCGGACAGAGACTTCATGGAGACTCTGAACACACTGAAGTATGCTAACCGCGCACGCAATATCAAAAACAAAGTGGTGGTGAACCAGGACAGAGCAAGCCAGCAGATCAGTGCACTGAGAACTGAAATTGCACGACTACAGATGGAACTAATGGAATATAAGACG GGAAAGCGCATGGTTGGGGAGGATGGCATGGAGAGCATTAATGACATGGTCCACGAGAACTCCATGTTGCAGACAGAGAATAATAACCTACGCGTACGTGTGAAAGCAATGCAGGAGACCATCGACGCTCAGCGAGTACGGCTCACTCAGCTACTGAGTGACCAGGCCAACCAGGCCCTCGCCAGAGCAG GTGAGGGAAATGAGGAGATTGGGAACATGATACAGAACTACATTAAGGAAATTGAGGAGCTCAG ggCAAAGCTGCTGGAGAGTGAAGCGGTGAATGAGAACTTGCGTAAGAATCTTTCTCGCGCCTCCAATCGCTCCTCCCTCTATAATCTACCAGGCTCCTTCTCACCTGCCCTCGCTCCAGAAAAAGGGGCCTCTGACATTATTGAGATTGCCAAAAAGGACCTGGAGAAACtcaagaagaaggagaggaagaaaaaaaagag GCTCCAGCAGCTGGAGGAGGGTCAGCAGGAGGAGGCCGAGCACGGCCGTGACAG TGTTATCAGAGAAGAGGGTCCAGACAATGAGCAAGACAGAGAATCCTCTGAACGAACCAATGAGGAGGCAGATGCA aatgcTAGTGATCATGAGGAGGGGGAGGAagcagaaggagaagaagatgaagatgaaatgGAGGCAGAAGAGAGCTCTGATGAGTCGGACTCTGAGCTGGATGAGAAAG AGAACTTCCAGGCAGATTTGGCCAACATTACCTGTGAGATTGCCATAAAGCAGAAGCTGATTGATGAGCTGGAGAACAGTCAGCGGCgtctgcacacactcaaacagcagTACGAACAGAAGCTTATGATGCTACAGAGcaagatcagagacacacagctggagagagacCGTGTGCTGCACAACATGG GCTCAGTGGAATCATGCACTGaagagaaggcaaaaaaaatcaAGGCAGAGTATGAGAAGAAGTTGAGCTCCATGAATAAGGAGATGCAGAAGCTGCAGTCGGCTCAGAAGGAACATGCCCGCCTGCTGAAGAACCAGTCACAGTATGAGAAACAGCTCAAGAAACTGCAGCAGGAAGTGACAGAGATGAAGAAGACAAAG GTGGGTCTAATGAAGCAGATGAAGGAACAGCAGGAGAGGAACCGTCAGTCAGAGACCAGACGGAATCGAGAAATTGCCTCATTGAAGAAGGACCAGCGCAAGCAGGAG CACCAGCTGAGGCAGCTTGAAGCTCAGAAGAGACAGCAAGAGCTCATTCTTCgcaggaggacagaggag GTGACTGCTCTGAGACGGCAGGTGAGGCCCACATCAGGGAAGGTGAGCCGTAAAGTGAGTTTACCTGAACCTTTACATGAGCCCGCTGCACCCCAACGCTCCAGTACAGGACGTGCACACACTGGTGGAGCCATACCAACTAACGGAACAAG GAAATACCCAATGAGAACGGGCGGTGTGTATTCTACCAGAGTGGCGCGGGCCAAGTGGCAGTCTTTGGAGCGTCGCATCAGTGACATTATAATGCAGAGGATGACCATCTCCAACATGGAGACCGACATGAACCGTCTTCTCAAG CAACGAGAGGAGTTGACCAAGCGCAGAGAGAAGGTGTCCAGGAAGAGAGATAAAATAGCCACAGAGGGGACTGATGCTGACAGGACCGTCCTGTCTCTCAACGAGGAGATGGAGTCACTGACGGCTAATATCGACTACATTAATGACAGCATCGCCGACTGCCAAGCCAACATCATGCAGATGGAGGAAGCTAAG GAGGAAGGTGACACAGTTGATGTCTCTGCTGTCATCAGCTCATGCACCCTGTCAGAAGCCCGCTTTCTTCTGGACCACTTCCTGAACATGGCCATCAGCAAG GGCTTGCAGGCAGCGCAGAAAGAGTCTCAGATCAAAGTGATGGAGGGTCGTCTTAAACAGACGGAGATCAACAGCGCCACGCAGAATCAGCTGCTCTTCCACATGCTAAAGGAGAAAGCTGAGCTCAACCCTGAactggatgctctactagggAATGCACTACAAG AACTAAGTAATGTTCCAGTGG AAAATGGAGATGAGAGCAGCAGTGATGAGTCAGCTCAGAGCCCAGCCACTGAGGGAAG TACTTTAGCCTCAGATCTTGTGAAGCTTTGTGGAGAGTCCAGACCCAGGAGTAAG gccCGCAGAAGAACCACTACACAAATGGAACTTCTTTATGCTAACACCACAGATCCTGATTCACCCATGGAGGACTTCACTGTTCCCCTTTTACCTGTGGCTGAAAGCCCTGAAGGTGCAGGGAATCAGGGGCCTCCTGAGGGCACTCtggggaacagagagacattacTGCCCCCCTCTGGTCTGGCAAGAGCAAGCGTCCC GTCAGGTTCCAGGTCTCCCACGGCAACGGAAAGGAGGTCTCTGGATCGTTCACCACTCACTCGCAGGAGAATGCTGGAGAGAGTCCAGACCCCCACTGAAAAGACCAAACTCTCTGATACCAAACA AGGGGTGATAAACCCGGTGCCTTCATCCAAAGGTAGTCACATGGCAAAACTGCAGTGTGTCCATGTGGCAGAGGGCCATACCAAAGCTCTGCTCTGTGTGGATTCCACAGATGACCTGCTATTCACTGGCTCAAAGG ATCGTACATGTAAGGTATGGAACCTGGTGACAGGACAGGAGATCATGTCTCTGGGAGATCACCCCAGTAGTGTGGTTTCTGTCAGGTACTCCTCCAGCTTGGTCTTCACTGCCTCCACGGCTTATATCAAAGTCTGGGACATTCGTGACTCAGCCAAGTGTATTCGCACACTCAC GTCCTCAGGCCAGGTGACTCCAGATGATGTCTTTGCTGCCGTCGGCAACAAAGCAGTTGCTATTCCTCCTGGTGAGAACCAGATCAACCAGATTGCCCTCAGTCCCTCTGGAACTTTCCTGTATGCTGCAGCAGGGAACTCAGTCAGGATGTGGGATTTGAGAAG GTTTGCATCTACTGGGAAATTGACAGGGCACTTGGGTCCTGTTTTGTGTCTCACAGTGGACCAGGCAGGGAGCAGTCAGGATACAGTCATCACTGGCTCCAAGGACTGTAATATTAAG ATGTTTGATGTTATGGAGGGGGCCCAGGGCAGTGTCACACCCTCCTACAACTTTGAGCCTCCTCATCAGGATGCTGTGGAGTCTCTGATTGTACAGGCAGACGCACTTTACAGCAGTGCACGGGACCACTGCATCAAGAAATGGGATCTCTCCAGCAAACAACTACagcaggtga tgaatgcacacacagactgggtGAGTGCTCTGGCCATAGTGCCAGGCTGTAGTGCAGTGGTAAGTGGCTGTAGGGGAGGACTGCTCAAGTTCTGGCATGCAGACACATTGAGACCCCTGGGAGAACTGAGAGGTCATGACAGCCCCGTCAACAGCATCTCCACCAACAGCAGCCATCTCTTCACTGCCTCAGA GGACCGGACAGTGAGGATCTGGCAGGTTAACGGTTCTCTTGAGGATGGTATACTGTGA